One part of the Vitis riparia cultivar Riparia Gloire de Montpellier isolate 1030 chromosome 15, EGFV_Vit.rip_1.0, whole genome shotgun sequence genome encodes these proteins:
- the LOC117931530 gene encoding disease resistance protein RGA2-like — MADLAVSLLVTPIVDMAIKKALSLISEEFHAIYGVKKDIEKLQGTLRTIKNVLKDAEEKQLTNHSLKDWLEKLEDAAYDTEDILDAFSTEVHLWNRKQGQPPSSVSKFSFQRDIAGKIKKILTRLDEIDRNSKQFQLVHNDSVQETQNRAPQTGFFVDSTTVVGREDDKNKMVELLLSGDLDKEGEISVIPIIGMGGLGKTTLAQLVYNDERVKDCFEFRMWVSVNVDFDLSRILKDIIEYHTEMKYDLNLSLSLLESRFLEFLAGKKFLLVLDNVWNDDYMKWEPLKNILKQGGRGSKVLITSRTSKVSAIMGTQDPYMLDSLPEEKCWSLFQKIAFEQCNLSSERRGELESIGKNIIRKCQFLPLAVKVMAGLLRGNDDVGKWQMILRNDIWDAEGDNPRIIPALKLSYDQLSSHLKQCYAFCSIFPKAYIFDKKELVKFWVAEGFIQESGQETGTECFDKLLMRSFFQVLNVDNKVRYRMHDLIHDLARHVSRPYCCQVEDANISDPFNFRHASLLCKDVEQPLIKLISASKRLRTLLFHKEHLKDLKLQALDNMFHTMTYIRVLDLSSSTILELPQSIEKLKLLRHLDLSKTEIRRLPDSLCNLYNLQTLKLLGCLWLFELPRDLGKLINLQHLELDDMFWHKITRLPPGMGKLTSLQNLHAFHTGSEKGFGIEELKDMVYLAGKLHISKLENAVNAREAKLNQKESLDKLVLEWGNRDADPEDQAAEETVLEDLQPHSNLKELQICHYRGTRLPVWMRDGLLQKLVTVSLKHCTKCKVLSLGRLPHLRQLCIKGMQELEDWPEVEFPSLATLKISNCPKLRKLHSFFPILRVLNIKKCDSLKALAVTPSLMFLILVNNPVLEDWQEISGTVLNSRNQPIGQMHSYQHLLELKIICCPKLPALPRIFAPQKLEISGCELLTALPVPELSQRLQHLELDACQDGKLVEAIPATSSLYSLVISNISNITSLPILPHLPGLKALYIRNCKDLVSFSQKAAPLQDLTFLKLLSIQSCPELVSLPAEGLSITLECLMIGSCPNLESLGPVDVLKRLTSLKDLYIEDCPKLKCLPEKGVPASLEHLVIQGCPLLMEQCRKEGGGGPDWLKVKDIPDLEIDSIDDTLGLPHESSKPRPSSSARWYHHLACCKGIDARETGQSSQQLDTLPSSMRAEGQTSKGKKVVGDPSTSA, encoded by the exons TTGTGGAACAGAAAGCAGGGTCAACCTCCTTCTAGTGTAAgtaaattttcctttcaaagaGATATTGCtggtaaaatcaagaagatcttAACCAGACTAGATGAAATTGATCGCAATAGTAAACAATTCCAACTTGTCCATAATGATAGTGTCCAGGAGACCCAAAACCGTGCCCCCCAAACTGGTTTTTTTGTGGATAGCACAACTGTTGTTGGTAGAGAAGATGACAAAAATAAGATGGTAGAATTGTTGCTATCAGGTGACTTGGATAAAGAAGGTGAGATTTCTGTCATTCCCATCATTGGTATGGGAGGTCTGGGCAAAACAACTCTTGCCCAACTCGTCTACAATGATGAGAGGGTAAAAGACTGTTTTGAGTTCAGAATGTGGGTATCGGTCAACGTTGATTTTGACCTCTCTAGGATTCTCAAAGACATCATAGAGTATCATACTGAGATGAAGTATGACCTCAATTTATCCCTAAGCCTGCTAGAATCCCGTTTCCTAGAGTTCCTGGCAGGAAAAAAATTCCTACTTGTTCTGGACAATGTCTGGAATGATGATTATATGAAATGGGAgccacttaaaaatattttaaagcaaGGGGGAAGGGGAAGTAAAGTATTAATTACCAGTCGAACCTCCAAGGTTTCCGCTATTATGGGCACACAGGATCCTTACATGCTGGACAGTTTACCTGAGGAAAAATGTTGGTCATTGTTCCAGAAAATTGCATTTGAACAGTGTAACTTGTCCAGCGAAAGACGGGGGGAATTGGAAAGCATTGGTAAGAACATCATTCGCAAGTGCCAATTTTTGCCTCTGGCTGTGAAAGTAATGGCAGGTCTGTTGCGAGGCAATGATGATGTGGGAAAATGGCAGATGATCTTAAGAAATGATATATGGGATGCAGAGGGGGATAATCCTAGGATTATTCCTGCTCTGAAATTGAGTTATGACCAGCTTTCTTCTCATCTAAAGCAATGTTATGCCTTCTGTTCCATATTTCCCAAGGCATATATCTTTGATAAGAAAGAGCTGGTCAAATTCTGGGTGGCAGAAGGCTTCATTCAAGAAAGTGGACAGGAAACTGGAACTGAATGCTTTGATAAGCTGTTAATGAGATCCTTCTTTCAAGTTTTGAATGTTGACAACAAGGTGAGGTACAGGATGCATGACCTTATCCATGACTTGGCTAGACACGTCTCCCGCCCTTACTGCTGCCAAGTGGAAGATGCTAATATTTCTGACCCGTTTAACTTTCGTCATGCATCGCTGCTGTGTAAAGATGTCGAGCAACCTCTCATCAAGCTCATCAGTGCATCCAAAAGGCTGCGCACTCTTCTATTTCACAAAGAGCACTTGAAAGATTTGAAGCTGCAGGCCCTTGATAACATGTTCCATACCATGACATACATCCGTGTGTTGGATCTGAGTTCCTCCACAATTTTGGAACTGCCACAATcaattgagaagttgaagctctTGCGCCATCTCGACCTCTCCAAAACTGAAATCCGAAGGCTTCCAGACTCGTTATGTAACCTCTACAATTTGCAGACACTGAAACTCTTAGGGTGTCTTTGGCTTTTCGAATTGCCCAGGGACCTCGGGAAGCTAATTAACCTGCAGCATCTTGAGCTGGATGATATGTTCTGGCACAAGATTACAAGGTTGCCACCAGGAATGGGAAAATTAACCAGTCTACAGAACTTGCATGCGTTTCATACCGGCTCAGAGAAGGGATTTGGGATTGAAGAACTGAAGGACATGGTGTATCTTGCAGGAAAATTGcatatttcaaaacttgaaaaTGCAGTTAATGCCAGGGAGGCGAAGTTGAACCAGAAAGAAAGCCTTGACAAGTTGGTGTTGGAATGGGGCAATAGAGATGCTGACCCGGAAGACCAAGCAGCTGAAGAGACGGTGCTGGAAGACCTCCAGCCTCACTCAAACCTCAAAGAGCTCCAAATTTGTCACTACAGAGGCACCAGATTACCAGTTTGGATGAGAGATGGACTGCTCCAAAAGCTTGTAACTGTTTCCTTGAAGCATTGCACAAAGTGCAAAGTCCTTTCACTTGGTCGGTTACCCCACCTTCGACAACTTTGCATTAAAGGGATGCAAGAGTTGGAGGACTGGCCTGAGGTGGAATTCCCTTCTCTGGCTACGCTAAAGATTAGTAACTGCCCCAAGCTCAGAAAGTTACACTCGTTCTTTCCTATCCTAAGAGTTTTGAATATCAAAAAGTGTGACTCCCTGAAGGCTCTTGCAGTAACCCCATCTCTGATGTTTCTAATACTAGTGAACAATCCAGTTCTGGAAGATTGGCAGGAGATTTCAGGCACTGTTTTAAACAGTCGCAATCAACCCATAGGCCAAATGCACTCCTACCAGCATCTCTTGGAATTGAAAATCATTTGCTGCCCCAAGCTGCCCGCATTGCCACGCATTTTTGCTCCACAGAAGCTGGAGATCAGCGGGTGTGAGTTATTGACAGCCCTCCCAGTCCCAGAGCTCTCCCAACGTCTTCAGCATTTAGAGCTGGATGCTTGTCAGGATGGAAAACTGGTGGAGGCAATACCTGCAACCAGTTCCCTCTACTCCTTGGTCATTTCCAATATCTCAAATATAACCTCTCTTCCAATATTGCCCCATCTTCCAGGTCTCAAGGCTTTGTACATTCGTAATTGCAAAGATCTTGTGTCCTTTTCCCAAAAAGCAGCACCGCTGCAAGATCTGACCTTTCTCAAACTACTGTCCATCCAAAGCTGCCCCGAGCTTGTGAGTTTGCCTGCTGAAGGGCTCTCCATAACACTTGAATGTTTGATGATTGGTTCCTGCCCGAATCTTGAGTCTCTTGGTCCCGTGGATGTGTTGAAGAGACTCACCTCCCTCAAGGATCTTTACATCGAGGACTGCCCCAAACTCAAGTGCTTGCCTGAGAAAGGAGTCCCCGCCTCTCTTGAGCATTTGGTTATTCAGGGATGTCCCCTACTGATGGAGCAATGCCGAAAGGAAGGCGGAGGAGGCCCAGATTGGCTGAAGGTTAAGGACATCCCTGACCTAGAGATTGATTCCATCGATGACACACTTGGCCTTCCACACGAATCCTCTAAACCAAGACCATCTTCATCAGCACGATGGTatcatcatttggcatgctgtAAAG GAATTGATGCAAGGGAAACTGGGCAATCATCCCAACAACTTGACACCTTACCTAGCTCAATGCGAGCAGAAG GACAAACTTCAAAAGGAAAGAAGGTGGTAGGGGACCCATCAACTTCGGCATAA
- the LOC117932081 gene encoding uncharacterized protein LOC117932081 gives MGFSPLNLENPRWILSRFNEASTTSLGDIVLPVQVGPVTLNVQFSIVEDLSPLNAILGRTWLHDIKTIPFTYHQMQMVSYLTENGQIDLYGSQLAARQCYQVGREAGSNNDNEPSLKTAIAADQ, from the exons ATGGGATTTTCACCTTTGAATCTGGAAAACCCTAGGTGGATATTATCGAGATTCAATGAAGCTTCTACAACATCTCTGGGTGACATTGTGCTACCTGTTCAGGTCGGCCCTGTCACCTTGAATGTGCAATTCTCAATAGTAGAAGACCTATCCCCATTAAATGCCATATTGGGCCGCACCTGGTTGCACGACATAAAAACCATTCCTTTTACATATCATCAGATG CAAATGGTAAGTTATCTCACTGAAAATGGACAAATTGATCTTTATGGGAGCCAACTAGCAGCCCGACAATGTTACCAAGTGGGACGGGAAGCCGGATCCAACAACGACAATGAGCCTTCTCTAAAAACTGCGATCGCAGCTGATCAATAG
- the LOC117931531 gene encoding 50S ribosomal protein L3, chloroplastic, translating into MAHLTDLKWARPIRPIQTVDKKGRDADYSLTLFSSSPLLGLLSFSFSMAVTASLSCIRLPLSPTTQHFPSHSLSLSSSFTLNPLQTHLQLRLQPFRSAKSTLPIIRMSMEAGVGVMATKLGMMSYFEPEGKVVPVTVVGFREGNIVTQVKTEATDGYSAVQVGYRRVRDRKLTKPEMGHLEKAGTIPMRHLQEFRLVSVDGFEPNQKLVFEELFKEGDLVDVSGITIGKGFQGGIKRHNFRRGPMTHGSKSHRALGSIGAGTTPGRVYKGKKMPGRMGGTKTKIRKLKIVKIDNDLRVVMIKGAVPGKPGNLLRITPAKIVGKNIPKN; encoded by the exons ATGGCACATTTAACAGATTTGAAGTGGGCCCGCCCAATCCGGCCCATCCAGACGGTGGATAAGAAAGGGAGGGATGCCGACTACTCTCTAACTCTCTTCTCCTCCTCCCCTCTGCTGGGTctcctttcattttccttttccatgGCGGTCACCGCCTCACTCTCCTGTATTCGACTGCCTCTATCACCCACAACCCAACACTTCCCCTCTCACTCCTTGTCCTTATCTTCCTCTTTCACTCTAAACCCTTTGCAAACCCATCTCCAATTGCGCCTCCAACCATTTCGCTCTGCCAAATCCACCCTCCCCATCATTCGGATGAGCATGGAGGCTGGCGTGGGCGTCATGGCCACCAAGCTCGGCATGATGAGCTACTTCGAGCCGGAGGGAAAGGTGGTGCCGGTCACCGTAGTGGGGTTCCGAGAAGGCAACATCGTGACGCAGGTGAAGACCGAGGCGACCGACGGCTACAGTGCGGTGCAGGTGGGGTACAGGAGGGTGAGGGACCGGAAGCTGACGAAGCCGGAGATGGGGCATTTGGAGAAGGCCGGTACGATTCCGATGAGGCATTTGCAGGAGTTTCGGCTGGTGTCGGTGGATGGGTTTGAGCCCAATCAGAAATTGGTCTTTGAGGAGTTGTTCAAGGAGGGTGATCTCGTAGATGTTTCCGGGATAACCATCGGAAAGGGGTTCCAGG GTGGTATTAAAAGGCATAACTTTAGAAGAGGCCCCATGACTCATGGATCCAAAAGCCATAGAGCCCTTGGATCCATTGGTGCTGGAACAACCCCAGGCCGTGTTtacaaagggaagaaaatgccTGGTAGGATGGGAGGAACCAAAACCAAGATTAGGAAGCTTAAGATTGTAAAAATCGACAATGATCTCCGCGTTGTGATGATCAAAGGTGCAGTCCCTGGTAAGCCAGGAAATCTTCTTCGTATTACTCCGGCAAAGATTGTTGGCAAAAACATTCCAAAGAACTAG